The nucleotide window ACCACGGAGCTCTATCGCAACGGAAAGCTCGACGCCACCACGGACGGCGGCTACCTCTACGCCGACGTGCCCGACGCCAAGGCGTCGTACCGCCTGGTGACCACCACCGCCCGCACCGGCGACTACCCCCTCTCGACCAGCACCAGGACGGAGTGGACCTTCGAATCCAAGGCGGCGATGGACCCGGAGGAGGTGGGCCAGCTCCCGCTGATCCAGCTCGACTACGACCTCGACACCGCCGCCGACGGATCGGCGAAGAGGAACGCCCCCCTCCTCGTCACCCCGTCCCACCTGCCCGGCGGGCCGAAGGCGTCGCTTCGCACCACCGCCGTCGAGCTCTCCTACGACGACGGCGCGCACTGGCACAAGACGTCCGTCCGGTCCACCTCGAAGGGTGCCTCGGTCCGGCTGGACGCCCCCCGCGGCACGGACTACGTCACGGTGCGGGTGCACGCCACCGACAGCCGGGGCAACACCGTCACCCAGACCATCGTCCGGGCGGCGGGCATCGCCTGACAGCGACCTCGCCCGATCATGAACCGCCCGGCGGGGCGGTGGTCCTGACCGACAGGAGCCGGTGACACCCGGCCGAGGCCGGGCCGGAGCGATCCGGCCCGGCCCGTGCGCTGTCCGGCGAGGAACCCCGGGACACCGGACCGGCAGCCGCCCTCACCCTGGCAGGCAACCCCGGTGCGGGCGGCTACGGGCAGTCCTGCCTCCGCCGGTGGAGAGCCTGAAGGCTCCCCCCGTAGGCGCGCGGCCCGACGCGGACGGGAACGAGGTACTCGGCTTTGAACTGCTCCCGGGCACACTCCCCGAACTGTTCGCCGAGGCATGGCCACTGGCCGGCGGCGGAGCGGGGCCCTCGGCCCGACCGGCCCCGTCCGACCGCCCGTGACCGGGGTCGGTGGCGCGCGTACCGAAGCGCTCCGAACTTCCGTGCCGGGTTGAGTACGGCGACTCAGGCCGCGCGGGGCCGGCTGCCGGACGATGGAAGCCGCCACGCCGACCGACCGCAGGAGAACCCGTGCTCAGCCGCATCGCCGCCGCCGTCGTACCCTCCCTCGGACACCTGACGACCACGTCCGACGAGGAGGCGGCCCCCGCCCCCGGATCGATCGTCGTCGCCAACCACACCTCGCTCGTCGACCCCGGGATCGTGCTGGCCGCACTGCTCCGCCACGGGGTCGAGCCGGTCGTCCTCGCCACCGCCGGCCTCTGGCGCATCCCGGTGCTCGGCCCACTGCTGGTCAGGGGCGGGCACGTGCCGGTCCACCGGGGGAGCGTCCGGGCGGCCGAGTCCCTGAACGAAGCGGCCACGGCCCTGAGGTCCGGCCGGATCGTCCTCATCTACGCGGAGGGACGGCTGCCCCTGCGGAAGGACCCGGCCGAGGCGGCGCCCGAGCGGTTCCGCAGCGGACTCGCCCGCCTGGCGCTGGCCGCCGGTGCGCCGGTCGTACCGATCGGCCAGGCGGGCGCGCGCCGCGTGGTCTCCGGCGGGGCCGTGAAGCAGATCGCCGGGCTCCTGACCGCACCGGCCCGCAGACCGCGCCTGCACGTCCACTTCGGCAGCCCCGTCCGTCTGCCCGAGGACATTCCGGCCGCGACCGCCACGGCGCACCGGGCCGTCACGGCCGCCTGGCGCACGGCAGCCGCTCACCTGGGGGAGACGGCCGCCTCGCCCACCGCGTGACGGGCGGAGGAGACGTCGCAATCCACACCGAACCCGGAAGCCTCACTCGCTCAAGATCACTCCACCGTGAAACCTGTCACCAACCTCCGTGGACAGAACACCTGGCCAGGTCCCGTCGGGACCGACCACCGGAACTTGGCGTGACACGCGTGATCCTCCTGAGTCCCATGAACCTTCCCGCCGCACGACCGGGATACGTCGGTTCGACCGGCCGTCGCCCGCCGCGTGACAGAGGATTTTCGAATCCGCGGACCCGGGCGGCGGAGACGGACCGAAACCGCGGTCGGGCTCCACGGGTTCACGACGTCCGGTGCCGGTGTCGCTCCCCGGGGTGTGAAATTTCGCCCCTGCCGCTCACCCGCGGGGAGAGCGGCAGGGGCGTTCCCGCGTCCGGCCGACCAGGCCCCTGCCGGGTCGGCCGGACGGAACGAACACCACGGGACGTTTCCCGTGCTCGTGGTGGTCGGACGGGGCGGTGGTCAGCGCTCCATCATGCGCATCTGGGCGTCGTTGTGGGTGTCTCCGGCTGCCGGGGGAAGGCTCGTGAGCCGGGCGAGCTGCTCGGCGGTCAGCGTCAGGGCATCGGCCGCGGTGTTCTCCTCGACCCTGGCCACCCGGCGGGTGCCGGGGATGGGCGCGATGTCGTCCCCCTGGGCCAGCAGCCACGCGAGAGCGACCTGGGCCGGAGTCGCCCCGGTCCCGGCGGCGACGGCGGCGACCTCGTCGGCCAGACGCAGGTTGTGCTGGAAGTTCTCCTCGGCGAACCGCGGGTTGTCGGCGCGGAAGTCGTCCGGTGCGAACTGGGCGGCGGAGCGGATCGCGCCGGTCAGGAAGCCGCGCCCCAGGGGGGAGAAGGGGACGAAGCCGATGTTCAGCTCCCGCAGCACCGGCAGCACGTGAGCCTCGGGGTCCCGGGTGAACAGTGAGTACTCGGACTGCAGGGCGGTGACGGGGTGGACGGCGTGGGCGCGACGGATGGTGTCCGGGCCGGCCTCGGAGAGGCCGATGTGGCGGATCTTGCCCTCGGCGACCAGGTCCGCCAGCGCCCCGACGGTCTCCTCGATCGGAGTGCCGGGGTCGACGCGGTGCTGGTAGTACAGGTCGATGTGGTCGGTGCCGAGGCGCTTGAGGGAACCCTCGACCGCGGTGCGGACGTTGGCCGGGCTGCTGTCGGGACCGCCCTCGCGGCCGGTGTGGGAGATCAGACCGAACTTCGTCGCGAGCACGACCTGGTCGCGGCGTCCCTTCAGAGCGCGGCCGATGAGCTCCTCGTTGATGTACGGGCCGTAGACCTCGGCGGTGTCGATGAAGGTGACGCCCAGCTCCAGGGCGCGGTGCACGGTGCGTACGGACTCCGCGTCGTCGGTGCCCGCGCCCGTGTAGCCGTGCGACATGCCCATCGCGCCCAGGCCGATGCGGGAGACCTCAAGGTCGCCGAGCTTGATGTGCTTCATGGTTCCTCGCTCTTTCTTTCCGATGTGTTCCGGTGTTCCGGTGTTCCGGTGTTCCGGTGTTCCGGTGTTCCGGTGTTCGAGATTCGGGAGATCAGGGGTGATGATCGGATTCACCTGATCACGCTCTTTCTCCCCCGGCAATGGCCCCCCGCGAGCCCGCTGGTCATCCCTCCAGACGGCGCTTGCTGAGCCAGGTGACCATCTCGGGGTCGTGGTGGTCGAAGAAGAGGGACTCGCCGGTGTCCAGGGCGGCGATGGCGGCCATCTGCCCTTCGGTCAGCTCGAAGTCGAAGACGTCGAAGTTCTGTGCCATCCGGCCGGGGTCGACGGACTTCGGGATGGTGACGACACCGCGCTGGATCAGCCAGCGCAGCGCGACCTGTGCCACGGACTTGCCGTGTGCTTCGCCGATGGCGCTGAGGGCGGGGTTGGTGAACAGGCCGTTCCTCCCCTCGGCGAAGCCGCCCCACGACTGGTGCTGGACGCCGTGCTCGCGCATGAGGTCCTGGTCGGCGGTGCGCTGGAAGAAGACGTGCGTCTCGATCTGGTTGACGGCGGGCGTGATCTCGTTGTTGAAGGTGAGGTCGAGCAGCCGGTCGGGGTAGAAGTTGGCGACGCCGATCGCCCTGGCCAGTCCCTCGCGGTTCAGTTCTTCCATGGCCCGCCACTGGCCGTACACGTCACCGAAGGGCTGGTGCATCAGGTACAGGTCGAGGTGGTCGAGGCCGAGCTTGCGCAGCGAGGTCTCGAAGGCGCGCCGGGCGTTCGCCTCGGCGGGTGCGTCCTGGACCCACAGTTTGGTGGTGACGAAGAGCTCCTCGCGCGGGATGCCGCTCGACCCGATGGCACGGCCGACCGCCTCCTCGTTGCCGTACGCGGCGGCCGTGTCGAGCAGCCGGTACCCGGCCGCGAGCGCTTCGGAGACGGCCCGCTCGGTCTGCTCCGCCGGGATCTGGTAGACGCCGAAGCCGAGGACCGGCATCCGGACGCCGTTGTTGAGGGTGACGTGCTGCATGAGGTCTTCCTTCTCGTGAGGATGGGGCGAACTCGTGAGGGTGGGGCGAAGAAAAGGCATCCGTCGTCCGGCTTCGGCGAAGCTCCAGCCCGCGGCGGCGGCCCGAGAGACACCGTCGAGGTGTTCGGGGGCGGTTCCGGTTCAGTCTGTGTCGCCGGTACCGGTCTCCCCCGCAGGCGCGACGCCGAGCCGGGCGGTGAGGGGGCGAACGTCGTCCACCTTGGTGGCCCGCACGCCGGACAGGCAGACCGGGTTCTGCCGGGGGGTGGCCAGAGGGGGTGTGCCAGGGCCCCTCTCGCTCACCGCTCACCTGGCAGGAGGAGCCGTCTCAGCCGAGGTCGTCCGGTGTCAGGTCTGGGCGCAGCCGGTGCCAGGAGGGCTGGCGCAGCAGCCCGGCACGGGTCCGGGTGGCGTAGGCCACCTCGCCGACCAGGCGGGGCAGTACCCATCGTGCGCCCGGGACCGCCGGGGGAGGGGTGAAGGGACAGTCGGCACTCGCAGCCGCGTGCAGGAGCCCGGCGAGCGCATGCCGTTCCCTGTCGCTCCATCCGGTGCCGACGTTCCCGATGTGGCGCAGTTCGCCGTCCTGCCGCTCGCCCAGCAGCAGGGCGCCCGGCAGATCGCTCAGCCGGCCGTGGCCGGGCAGCCAGCCGCCGACGACGACATCGGCGGTCCGGACGTGACGGATCTTGATCCAGGCACGTGAGCGGACCCCCGGTTCGTAACCCGAATCCAGCCTCTTGGCGATCAGCCCCTCGAGACCGGCGGCCCGGGTCGCCTCCAGGGCACGCTCACCGTGGCCCGCGATGAAGGCGGGGGTCGACCAGTGCGTTCCGGTCAGACCGAGCGATTCGAGGGCGGCGCGGCGCTCGGTGTACGGGAGTGGCATCAGCGGGTCGGCGCCGAGGAAAAGGACGTCGAAGAGGACCAGGTGCGCGGGGACGGTACGGGCCATCCTGGCCGCCTTCGCCGGGGTGCCCGCCAGGCCCATGCGGGACTGCAGACGTTCGAAGTCGCTGCGCCCCGAGTCGTCGAACGCGACGATCTCGCCGTCCAGGACCGCGGCCGTGTTCCCCAGGGCCGCACCCAGCGGGGCGAGGTCCGGGTAGGCGGCGCTGATGTCCGCACCCGAACGCGAACGCAAGCGCACCGTACCGTCACCGGGCAGACAGACCACCGCGCGCTGCCCGTCGTACTTGACCTCGTAGGCCCACCGCTCGTCCACCGGGGCGGGCGGCAGCCTGCCGGGGGTGGCGAGCATCGGGGCGATCCGGGGGAGGTCCATGGGCCCGGCGCCTCAGGACGCGCTGCGCTTCCTGGCCGGCGCCTTGCGTGCGGGGGCTTTCTTCGCGGTCTTCTCCGCAGCGGAGGACTTCCCGGCCGTGCTCTTCTTCGCCGTGCCCTTGCGCGCGGGAGCCGCCTTCTTGCGCGTGTCCCGGCCGCCGACGGGCATCTCGTGGACGGTGGCGTCGCCGCCGTGCTCGCCCCGCCCCTCCTGCGCTGCCTTGACCGAGGCGTTGAGGGCGGCCATCAGGTCCACCACCTTGCCGGGTTCCCCCTCGCCCTCCGCGGCGGGCGAGGCAGGCTCCCGGCCCTCCGCCTTCGCCGCGATCAGCTCCTCCAGTGCGGTCCGGTACTCGTCCCGGAACCCGTCGATACCTTCGAGGGCCATGGTCTCGGTGAGCTCCACGGCCCGGTCGATCTCACCCTCGTCCAGCTCGACGGCCTCGGGCGCGAGTTCCCGGGGACTGCGGATCTCGTCGGGCCACCGCATCGAATGCAGCACGATCGCCCCTTCCCGCACCCGCAGCAGCCCCAGCCGTTCGCGGTTGTGCCAGGCGAACTTGGCGACGGCTGCCTTGTCGGAGCGTTCCAGGGCTTTCCGCAGCAGGGTGTACGGCTTGTTCGCCACCTCGCCGTCGGCCGCCAGGAAGTACGAATCGCCGATCCGTACCGGGTCGATGGTGCCGGCCTCGACGAACGCGACGATCTCGATCGCCTTGGCGGTCGGCAGCGGCATCCTGCCCAGTTCCTCGTCGGTCACCGGAACGGTCTGGTCCTTGGCTACCTCGTACCCCTTGGCGATCTCGTCCTGGGGCACCTCCTCGCCGTCCACCTCGCACACTTTGCGGGTGCGGACACGGCCCATGTCCTCCAGGTGTACCTGCCGGAAGTGGATGCCGTGGTCCTCGGTGGCGGACACCACTCTGATCGGGATGGTCACCAGCCCGAAGCTGATGGCACCGGTCCACAGGGGTCGCGGCATCGACTGCCTCCAGGGGCCCCGCCACCCCGGTCGGGGGCGGACGGGACAGGTATCGGTCGGCGGAGGGACGGGCAGCTGCCCGCACCCCTCCGGGCCCGTCCGGCGGAGCTCCGCACGGACGCGCCCTCCGGTCCGATCCTCGCGCGCGGGATGCTCCCGCGCATCCGGGGGAGCGCGGTGTGTCAGCTCCGGCCGAAGCAGCCGCGCAGCTCGGCCAGGTCGTAGAAGTGGCTGCCCCGGGCGATCGGCTCGCAGGACGCCTTGAAGGCGGTCTCCTTCTCGTTGTAGAGCATCCGCACCAGGTAGCGCGTCCCGCCCGACGCGTTCTTCCCGTCTTTGCCGCTCTTCACGGCGTGCCGCGGCCCGGCGAACAGGTCCCACTGCACGTTCGCGGCCATCGGTGCGACCTGCGCACCCCGCCACTCGTTGTTCTTGTACGTGTACGGCTCGTCGAGGTCCGCGGGCTCCGTGCTGCCCGGCAGCCCCAGCAGCACCGCGAGCGGCATGATCTCCTCCGCGTGCGTGAAGCGGAGGACCGCCCCCTTCGCGCTGGTGCCGGCGGCCTTCGCCTCGACCTGGTCGAACAGATCGTCGAGCAGCACGTTCGCCATGTCGTACGTGATGGTGCGCCCGCTGATCGACGGGCCCTTCTCGTAGAACTCCTCGGCGTCGTCGAGGTACGAG belongs to Streptomyces sp. NBC_00102 and includes:
- a CDS encoding aldo/keto reductase; this encodes MQHVTLNNGVRMPVLGFGVYQIPAEQTERAVSEALAAGYRLLDTAAAYGNEEAVGRAIGSSGIPREELFVTTKLWVQDAPAEANARRAFETSLRKLGLDHLDLYLMHQPFGDVYGQWRAMEELNREGLARAIGVANFYPDRLLDLTFNNEITPAVNQIETHVFFQRTADQDLMREHGVQHQSWGGFAEGRNGLFTNPALSAIGEAHGKSVAQVALRWLIQRGVVTIPKSVDPGRMAQNFDVFDFELTEGQMAAIAALDTGESLFFDHHDPEMVTWLSKRRLEG
- a CDS encoding aldo/keto reductase, which codes for MKHIKLGDLEVSRIGLGAMGMSHGYTGAGTDDAESVRTVHRALELGVTFIDTAEVYGPYINEELIGRALKGRRDQVVLATKFGLISHTGREGGPDSSPANVRTAVEGSLKRLGTDHIDLYYQHRVDPGTPIEETVGALADLVAEGKIRHIGLSEAGPDTIRRAHAVHPVTALQSEYSLFTRDPEAHVLPVLRELNIGFVPFSPLGRGFLTGAIRSAAQFAPDDFRADNPRFAEENFQHNLRLADEVAAVAAGTGATPAQVALAWLLAQGDDIAPIPGTRRVARVEENTAADALTLTAEQLARLTSLPPAAGDTHNDAQMRMMER
- a CDS encoding Ku protein, with product MPRPLWTGAISFGLVTIPIRVVSATEDHGIHFRQVHLEDMGRVRTRKVCEVDGEEVPQDEIAKGYEVAKDQTVPVTDEELGRMPLPTAKAIEIVAFVEAGTIDPVRIGDSYFLAADGEVANKPYTLLRKALERSDKAAVAKFAWHNRERLGLLRVREGAIVLHSMRWPDEIRSPRELAPEAVELDEGEIDRAVELTETMALEGIDGFRDEYRTALEELIAAKAEGREPASPAAEGEGEPGKVVDLMAALNASVKAAQEGRGEHGGDATVHEMPVGGRDTRKKAAPARKGTAKKSTAGKSSAAEKTAKKAPARKAPARKRSAS
- a CDS encoding lysophospholipid acyltransferase family protein, which translates into the protein MLSRIAAAVVPSLGHLTTTSDEEAAPAPGSIVVANHTSLVDPGIVLAALLRHGVEPVVLATAGLWRIPVLGPLLVRGGHVPVHRGSVRAAESLNEAATALRSGRIVLIYAEGRLPLRKDPAEAAPERFRSGLARLALAAGAPVVPIGQAGARRVVSGGAVKQIAGLLTAPARRPRLHVHFGSPVRLPEDIPAATATAHRAVTAAWRTAAAHLGETAASPTA
- the ligD gene encoding non-homologous end-joining DNA ligase, translated to MDLPRIAPMLATPGRLPPAPVDERWAYEVKYDGQRAVVCLPGDGTVRLRSRSGADISAAYPDLAPLGAALGNTAAVLDGEIVAFDDSGRSDFERLQSRMGLAGTPAKAARMARTVPAHLVLFDVLFLGADPLMPLPYTERRAALESLGLTGTHWSTPAFIAGHGERALEATRAAGLEGLIAKRLDSGYEPGVRSRAWIKIRHVRTADVVVGGWLPGHGRLSDLPGALLLGERQDGELRHIGNVGTGWSDRERHALAGLLHAAASADCPFTPPPAVPGARWVLPRLVGEVAYATRTRAGLLRQPSWHRLRPDLTPDDLG